One Hevea brasiliensis isolate MT/VB/25A 57/8 chromosome 5, ASM3005281v1, whole genome shotgun sequence genomic region harbors:
- the LOC110669039 gene encoding oligopeptide transporter 1: MVEVETNGIHPPYKANVPAAEDVNDSPIEQVRLTVPITDDPKLPCLTFRTWVLGVISCALLAFLNQFFVYRQNPLYISSVAAQIAVLPIGKFMAASLPNKIIYVPGTKWSFSLNPGPFNMKEHVLITIFANSGSNPVYAVNIITIVKAFYHKDVHPLAAFLLSLTTQMLGYGWAGVFRKFLVDSPYMWWPANLVQVSLFRALHDDETRPKKGLTRLQFFVVVFVSSFAYYIVPNYLFPSITALSFICWIWKDSITAQQIGSGLKGLGIGSFALDWSTISSFLGSPLATPGFAVINLLAGFIIILYIMIPIAYWTDSYGAKRFPIFSSHVFNATGQPYDVELVLNSSSFSFNESTYDAYSKVHLSIFFVYAYGLSFALLAATLSHVALFHGREIWQQTKATFQDKFGDVHTRLMKKNYEIVPQWWFYTVLIIIVGLAMLACEGFGRQLQLPYWGVLLSISLALFFTLPIGVIQATTNQQPGLNVITELIIGYMYPGRPLANVAFKTYGYISMSQALMFLSDFKLGHYMKIPPKSMFIVQLVGTVIASSAYYGTAWWLLSSIKNICDPEKLPTGSPWTCPGDDVFYNASIIWGVVGPLRMFGRLGLYSKMNYFFLIGLLAPMAVWLVSRMFPEKKWIKLINIPVILSGTGAMPPARAVNYISWFTVGIFFNFVVYKRYRMWWARHNYILSAGLDAGVAFLAILCYFTLQLKNINGPEWWGLQLDDHCPLAKCPTAPGVVAEGCPVL; encoded by the exons ATGGTGGAGGTAGAAACTAATGGGATTCATCCGCCATACAAGGCGAACGTGCCTGCTGCAG AAGACGTAAATGATTCACCAATTGAGCAAGTCAGGCTTACAGTTCCAATCACAGACGATCCAAAATTGCCATGCTTGACATTTCGAACGTGGGTTTTGGGGGTGATTTCGTGTGCTCTTCTGGCATTCCTGAATCAATTCTTTGTTTATCGCCAGAATCCACTATACATATCATCAGTTGCAGCTCAGATTGCAGTCCTGCCAATAGGGAAGTTTATGGCAGCATCATTACCAAACAAAATTATTTACGTTCCAGGAACAAAATGGTCATTTTCATTGAATCCAGGGCCCTTCAACATGAAAGAGCATGTCCTGATCACCATATTTGCCAATTCAGGATCAAATCCTGTTTATGCAGTGAATATTATTACCATTGTTAAGGCATTCTATCATAAGGATGTACATCCACTAGCAGCTTTTCTGTTGTCACTAACCACCCAG ATGCTTGGATATGGTTGGGCTGGAGTTTTCAGAAAGTTTCTTGTTGATTCACCTTACATGTGGTGGCCAGCCAATCTGGTTCAAGTTTCGCTCTTCCG GGCCTTGCATGATGATGAGACTAGGCCTAAGAAAGGCCTAACAAGGCTGCAGTTCTTTGTTGTAGTCTTTGTATCGAGCTTCGCATACTATATCGTTCCTAACTATCTGTTTCCATCTATAACTGCTCTCTCTTTTATTTGTTGGATATGGAAAGATTCCATCACAGCCCAACAAATTGGTTCTGGTCTTAAAGGACTTGGCATTGGCTCATTTGCCCTTGATTGGTCAACCATATCTAGCTTCCTGGGATCTCCCTTAGCCACTCCAGGATTTGCTGTAATCAATTTGTTGGCTGGTTTTATCATCATCCTCTACATCATGATCCCTATAGCTTACTGGACCGATTCATATGGAGCCAAACGTTTCCCCATTTTTTCGTCGCATGTGTTCAATGCAACCGGGCAGCCCTATGATGTTGAGCTAGTTCTGAATTCCTCCTCTTTCTCATTCAACGAATCAACATATGATGCCTACAGCAAAGTCCATTTAAGCATATTCTTTGTTTATGCATATGGTCTCAGCTTTGCTTTATTGGCAGCCACATTGTCTCATGTTGCACTTTTCCATGGAAG AGAAATTTGGCaacaaacaaaagcaacattccAAGATAAGTTTGGTGATGTGCATACAAGACTAATgaagaaaaattatgaaattgtacctcagTGGTGGTTTTACACAGTGTTGATTATAATAGTCGGACTTGCCATGCTTGCTTGTGAAGGCTTTGGAAGACAGTTGCAGCTTCCTTACTGGGGTGTCCTGTTATCAATTAGCTTGGCTCTCTTCTTTACTCTTCCCATTGGCGTTATCCAAGCAACTACAAACCAG CAACCAGGACTAAATGTTATCACTGAACTTATAATTGGCTACATGTATCCGGGCAGACCACTAGCAAACGTGGCTTTTAAGACGTATGGTTATATTAGCATGTCACAGGCACTTATGTTCCTTTCAGACTTCAAGCTGGGGCATTACATGAAAATTCCACCTAAATCCATGTTTATTGTGCAG CTAGTAGGAACTGTAATTGCATCCTCAGCTTATTACGGCACGGCATGGTGGCTTCTCAGTTCAATAAAAAACATCTGTGATCCTGAAAAGTTGCCAACAGGAAGCCCCTGGACATGTCCAGGAGATGATGTTTTCTACAATGCCTCCATCATTTGGGGTGTTGTTGGGCCATTAAGAATGTTTGGCCGTCTTGGTCTATACTCTAAGATGAACTATTTCTTTCTCATTGGCCTCCTGGCGCCAATGGCAGTGTGGCTTGTGTCACGCATGTTCCCAGAGAAGAAGTGGATAAAGCTCATTAACATACCTGTAATCTTAAGCGGTACAGGGGCGATGCCACCAGCTAGAGCTGTGAACTATATAAGCTGGTTTACTGTAGGAATTTTTTTTAACTTCGTGGTGTATAAGAGATACAGGATGTGGTGGGCTAGGCACAACTACATTCTTTCAGCTGGGCTAGATGCTGGGGTTGCTTTCCTGGCCATTCTTTGCTATTTCACTTTACAACTCAAGAATATAAATGGACCAGAATGGTGGGGTTTGCAGTTAGACGATCACTGTCCTCTGGCCAAGTGTCCTACTGCTCCTGGCGTAGTAGCTGAGGGATGTCCTGTTTTGTGA